A genomic window from Blastococcus saxobsidens DD2 includes:
- a CDS encoding alpha/beta fold hydrolase, whose translation MSNAIPLHHYGAFMMGGVRFMWSAVGARIAYTTLGSGPPLIVIPPWLTHLDALTSLSGYRRFHEVLGRDHTVVLYDRWGTGLSDRDRTDFSLDGEVQVLVDLADQLRFRRFAVLGPSHGGPTAVAVAHRQPRRVSHLILYGTGARTLIDATTWPPLRELILANWPAATRAIAALATPGCDADDVGAFAAVMHASATPEMTVALQDAAGSYDLTEALGQLQTPTLVLNRWGDPFVSPEAARRLAGRIPGAVLELVDGEAHVHLVGDSAVLAERITAFTGGAHHRSSAQLTAREAEVLQLVAEGCTNAEAARRLHLSVRTVERHLLNSYAKLGVHGRTEAVGQWLSRPGRPVTPA comes from the coding sequence ATGTCGAATGCCATCCCCCTGCACCACTACGGTGCGTTCATGATGGGCGGCGTCCGCTTCATGTGGTCGGCGGTCGGGGCGCGGATCGCCTACACCACCCTGGGGTCGGGGCCGCCGCTGATCGTCATCCCACCCTGGCTGACCCACCTCGATGCGCTGACCTCCTTGTCGGGCTATCGCCGGTTCCACGAGGTCCTCGGTCGGGACCACACGGTCGTGCTCTACGACCGCTGGGGGACCGGCCTGTCCGACCGGGATCGGACGGACTTCTCGCTGGACGGGGAGGTGCAGGTCCTGGTCGACCTGGCTGATCAGCTGAGGTTCCGGCGGTTCGCCGTCCTGGGCCCGTCGCACGGCGGACCGACCGCCGTGGCCGTGGCTCATCGCCAACCGCGCCGGGTGTCCCACCTGATCCTCTACGGCACCGGCGCCCGGACACTGATCGACGCCACGACGTGGCCTCCGTTACGCGAGCTGATCCTGGCCAACTGGCCGGCCGCGACCAGAGCGATCGCCGCCCTCGCCACGCCCGGCTGCGATGCCGATGACGTGGGGGCCTTCGCGGCGGTGATGCACGCCTCGGCCACCCCTGAGATGACCGTCGCGCTCCAGGACGCGGCAGGCTCCTACGACCTCACGGAGGCCCTGGGCCAGCTTCAGACACCCACCTTGGTGCTCAACCGGTGGGGAGATCCGTTCGTCTCACCCGAGGCGGCGCGGCGGTTGGCAGGACGGATACCCGGGGCCGTCCTCGAGTTGGTCGACGGCGAGGCACACGTTCATCTGGTCGGGGACAGCGCCGTGCTCGCCGAGCGCATCACGGCCTTCACCGGGGGCGCCCACCACAGATCGTCGGCGCAGCTGACCGCCCGCGAGGCCGAAGTGCTCCAACTCGTCGCGGAAGGCTGCACGAACGCCGAGGCGGCCCGGCGACTCCACCTGAGCGTCCGCACCGTGGAACGGCACCTGCTGAACTCCTACGCGAAGCTTGGCGTGCACGGTCGGACGGAGGCCGTCGGGCAGTGGCTGTCCCGCCCCGGCCGGCCGGTCACCCCTGCGTAG
- a CDS encoding ABC transporter ATP-binding protein, whose protein sequence is MSEPVLAVEDLRVRLRTPRGLADVVNGLSYTVGPGETVAVVGESGSGKSVSVLALLGLLPARVATVTGTALLQGEDLLAMSPDRLRQVRGPGAGMVFQDPMTSLNPVLTIGRQLVEGIRAHGDVSKAAARSRAADLLREVGLPDPDRALDRYPHELSGGMRQRVVIAIALSNSPSLLIADEATTALDVTVQAQIIDLVEKLQADHGTGVIWITHDLGVVAGIADRVLVMYGGRCVEDGTVDDVLERPAHPYTRGLLGSLPDLAAPVGPDGEVPELTAVPGLPPPPTDLPPGCVFWPRCPVRSDPRCEHEQPPLAVVSRGPGTAGAIASGATSSGAHEGGAHLPHRAATWCAEGAPGTESHAAGGTSRAASPSGGDR, encoded by the coding sequence ATGAGCGAGCCGGTGCTGGCGGTCGAGGACCTGCGGGTGCGGTTGCGCACGCCGCGGGGTCTGGCCGACGTCGTCAACGGGCTCTCGTACACCGTGGGCCCCGGCGAGACCGTCGCCGTGGTCGGGGAGTCCGGCAGCGGCAAGAGCGTCTCGGTGCTGGCGCTGCTGGGCCTGCTGCCGGCGCGGGTCGCGACGGTCACCGGGACGGCGCTGCTGCAGGGCGAGGACCTGCTGGCCATGTCGCCCGACCGGCTGCGGCAGGTGCGCGGGCCGGGCGCCGGCATGGTCTTCCAGGACCCGATGACCTCGCTGAACCCGGTGCTCACCATCGGCCGGCAGCTGGTCGAGGGCATCCGCGCGCACGGCGACGTCTCCAAGGCCGCCGCCCGCTCGCGGGCCGCGGACCTGCTGCGGGAGGTCGGGCTGCCCGATCCCGACCGCGCGCTGGACCGCTATCCGCACGAGCTCTCCGGCGGGATGCGGCAGCGGGTGGTCATCGCGATCGCGCTGTCCAACTCGCCGTCGCTGCTCATCGCCGACGAGGCGACGACGGCGCTGGACGTCACGGTGCAGGCGCAGATCATCGACCTGGTCGAGAAGCTGCAGGCCGACCACGGCACCGGCGTCATCTGGATCACCCACGACCTCGGGGTCGTCGCCGGCATCGCCGACCGGGTGCTGGTCATGTACGGCGGGCGGTGCGTGGAGGACGGCACCGTGGACGACGTCCTGGAGCGGCCGGCGCACCCGTACACCCGCGGCCTGCTCGGCTCGCTGCCCGACCTCGCCGCACCGGTGGGCCCGGACGGCGAGGTGCCCGAGCTGACCGCGGTGCCCGGCCTCCCCCCGCCGCCCACCGACCTGCCGCCGGGGTGCGTGTTCTGGCCGCGCTGCCCGGTGCGCTCGGACCCGCGCTGCGAGCACGAGCAGCCGCCGCTGGCAGTCGTCTCACGAGGTCCGGGCACCGCCGGCGCGATCGCGTCCGGAGCGACGTCGTCGGGCGCCCACGAGGGCGGCGCCCACCTCCCGCACCGAGCCGCCACCTGGTGCGCCGAAGGGGCTCCCGGCACGGAGAGCCACGCCGCTGGAGGGACTTCCCGTGCCGCGAGCCCCTCGGGAGGGGACCGATGA
- a CDS encoding ABC transporter permease codes for MSIQPTPGPPPYQEPDDARRPETPEEPPGGSPQRETRSEPPSLRPARPRWRETLSLLAHNPTAAIASLVLLFIVIVAVFDDTFASEGANDISVDERLQSPSWAHPFGTDDLGRDILSRVILGASVSLKVGFLAVGFALIAGTLIGLLAGYYGKWVDDVLMRIMDMLFAFPAVLLAIAVLAVRGPGSGNTALAIGIVYTPIFARVTRASVLGVREEVYVRASRSVGASDWRILTRHILPNAAPPIIVQTSISLAFAVLAEAALSFLGLGTQPPDPSWGLMLAEGRGYIELAWWLAFFPGMAIFLTVLCFNLLGDGLRDALDPRQRTLMAGGGK; via the coding sequence ATGAGCATCCAGCCGACACCCGGGCCCCCGCCTTACCAGGAGCCGGACGACGCGCGCCGACCGGAGACGCCGGAGGAGCCTCCCGGCGGGTCGCCGCAACGGGAGACGCGGTCCGAGCCGCCGTCGCTGCGCCCGGCCCGCCCCCGGTGGCGGGAGACGCTCAGCCTGCTGGCGCACAACCCGACAGCGGCGATCGCCTCGCTGGTGCTGCTGTTCATCGTGATCGTGGCGGTCTTCGACGACACGTTCGCCTCCGAGGGCGCCAACGACATCTCGGTGGACGAGCGGCTGCAGTCGCCCAGCTGGGCGCACCCCTTCGGCACCGACGACCTGGGTCGCGACATCCTGAGCCGCGTCATCCTCGGCGCCTCGGTGTCGCTCAAGGTCGGCTTCCTCGCCGTCGGCTTCGCGCTCATCGCCGGCACCCTGATCGGCCTGCTCGCCGGCTACTACGGCAAGTGGGTCGACGACGTCCTCATGCGGATCATGGACATGCTGTTCGCCTTCCCGGCCGTGCTGCTGGCGATCGCCGTGCTGGCCGTCCGCGGGCCCGGGTCGGGGAACACCGCGCTGGCGATCGGCATCGTCTACACGCCGATCTTCGCCCGCGTCACCCGGGCCAGCGTGCTCGGCGTGCGTGAGGAGGTGTACGTGCGGGCCTCCCGGTCGGTGGGGGCCTCGGACTGGCGGATCCTGACCCGGCACATCCTCCCGAACGCCGCGCCGCCGATCATCGTGCAGACCTCGATCAGCCTGGCCTTCGCGGTGCTCGCCGAGGCGGCGCTGTCGTTCCTCGGCCTTGGCACCCAGCCGCCCGACCCGTCGTGGGGGCTGATGCTGGCCGAGGGGCGCGGCTACATCGAGCTGGCCTGGTGGCTGGCCTTCTTCCCCGGGATGGCGATCTTCCTGACCGTGCTCTGCTTCAACCTGCTCGGCGACGGGTTGCGGGACGCGCTGGACCCGCGGCAGCGCACGCTGATGGCCGGGGGCGGGAAATGA
- a CDS encoding ABC transporter substrate-binding protein, translating into MRPTRLLSLAAVGALSLTACSGGGESVDTGGGGGGGGGEETLVAAVGAQPDQFDPHVTSAYPSFQVLENVYDTLVVPNPEDLTMEPSLATDWEISEDGLTWTFDLREGVTFHDGSEFDAADVVYSYNRIIDEELQNAYRFENVESVEAVDPQTVQITLSQPTPNLLALIGGFKGTAIIPEGAAEEYDLTTEAVGTGPFTLESSDASSTELAAYEDYWGGAPELAGVEFRYITEPAAALTALENGEVDWTDNIPPQQIEALQGNEDVEVASIPSVDYWYMSMNFAREPFGNPLVRQAIATAIDREAVTEAARFGAAQANQTAIPEGNFFASDYAPFEADAEAARQLLEESGVELPIEMGLMVTDEFPETVTAAQVIAAQLEPIGIEVDVQTVDFATWLDRQAQGDFDAFLLGWLGNLDPFDYYHSQHITGGVNNYQGYSNPEVDRLLQAASSETDRETRKELYNEAVQMIVDDVSYLYLYNPNVVQAWAPGLTGYTIRPDKAINFEDVELP; encoded by the coding sequence GTGCGCCCGACCCGACTCCTGTCCCTTGCCGCCGTCGGAGCGCTGAGCCTCACCGCCTGCAGCGGAGGTGGGGAGAGCGTCGACACCGGTGGTGGTGGTGGCGGTGGCGGTGGGGAGGAGACCCTCGTCGCCGCGGTCGGCGCGCAGCCCGACCAGTTCGATCCGCACGTCACCAGCGCCTACCCGAGCTTCCAGGTGCTGGAGAACGTGTACGACACCCTCGTCGTCCCGAACCCCGAGGACCTGACGATGGAGCCGAGTCTGGCCACCGACTGGGAGATCAGCGAGGACGGGCTCACCTGGACGTTCGACCTGCGCGAGGGCGTGACGTTCCACGACGGCAGCGAGTTCGACGCCGCCGACGTCGTCTACTCCTACAACCGGATCATCGACGAGGAGCTCCAGAACGCCTACCGGTTCGAGAACGTCGAGTCGGTCGAGGCGGTGGATCCGCAGACCGTGCAGATCACGCTCTCCCAGCCCACGCCGAACCTGCTGGCGCTGATCGGTGGGTTCAAGGGGACGGCGATCATCCCCGAGGGGGCGGCCGAGGAGTACGACCTCACCACCGAGGCCGTGGGCACCGGGCCGTTCACGCTGGAGAGCTCGGACGCGAGCAGCACCGAGCTGGCCGCCTACGAGGACTACTGGGGTGGCGCGCCGGAGCTCGCCGGCGTCGAGTTCCGATACATCACCGAGCCGGCCGCGGCGCTCACCGCGCTGGAGAACGGCGAGGTCGACTGGACCGACAACATCCCGCCGCAGCAGATCGAGGCGCTGCAGGGCAACGAGGACGTCGAGGTGGCGAGCATCCCGAGCGTCGACTACTGGTACATGTCGATGAACTTCGCGCGGGAGCCGTTCGGGAACCCGCTGGTGCGCCAGGCGATCGCGACGGCGATCGACCGCGAGGCGGTCACCGAGGCGGCCCGCTTCGGCGCGGCCCAGGCCAACCAGACGGCCATCCCCGAGGGCAACTTCTTCGCGTCGGACTACGCGCCGTTCGAGGCCGACGCCGAGGCGGCCCGCCAGCTGCTGGAGGAGTCCGGCGTCGAGCTGCCCATCGAGATGGGGTTGATGGTCACCGACGAGTTCCCCGAGACGGTGACCGCCGCCCAGGTCATCGCTGCCCAGCTGGAGCCGATCGGGATCGAGGTCGACGTCCAGACGGTGGACTTCGCCACCTGGCTGGACCGGCAGGCGCAGGGTGACTTCGACGCCTTCCTGCTGGGCTGGCTGGGCAACCTGGACCCGTTCGACTACTACCACTCGCAGCACATCACCGGCGGGGTGAACAACTACCAGGGCTACAGCAACCCGGAGGTCGACCGGCTCCTGCAGGCGGCCTCCAGCGAGACCGACCGCGAGACCCGCAAGGAGCTCTACAACGAGGCCGTGCAGATGATCGTCGACGACGTCTCGTACCTGTACCTCTACAACCCGAACGTGGTGCAGGCCTGGGCGCCCGGCCTGACCGGCTACACCATCCGGCCGGACAAGGCGATCAACTTCGAGGACGTGGAGCTGCCCTGA
- a CDS encoding ABC transporter ATP-binding protein, with the protein MSDDVLVSARGLEVHFPVGGGGLRGKAAGVLRAVDGVDLDILRGEALGLVGESGCGKSTLGNALLRLVPPTGGTVTFDGTDVTSLDRRGLKEMRRRAGMVFQDPFASLDPRRTVAQTVSEPLEVHGLRSGRQERAARVGELLELVGLDPVVAGRYPHEFSGGQRQRVGIARALAGEPDFLVCDEAIASLDVSVQAQVLNLLRRLQRQLGLTLLFISHDLSAVRHISDRIAVMYLGRVVEVGPAAAVGSDPQMPYTQALLSAVPVPHPAQERARQRIVLTGDVPSPSAVPSGCRFRTRCPYVFGPCDDVDPALQPAGAPGQLAACHLHGVVGTPVTKTPEGVTAEPSSR; encoded by the coding sequence ATGAGCGACGACGTCCTGGTCTCCGCGCGCGGGCTCGAGGTGCACTTCCCGGTCGGCGGCGGAGGGCTGCGGGGCAAGGCCGCCGGCGTGCTGCGCGCCGTCGACGGCGTGGACCTCGACATCCTGCGCGGCGAGGCGCTGGGTCTCGTGGGGGAGTCGGGCTGCGGGAAGTCCACGCTGGGCAACGCGCTGCTGCGGCTGGTCCCACCCACCGGAGGCACGGTCACCTTCGACGGCACCGACGTCACCTCGCTGGACCGCCGCGGCCTCAAGGAGATGCGCCGCCGGGCCGGGATGGTGTTCCAGGACCCGTTCGCCTCGCTCGACCCGCGGCGCACCGTGGCGCAGACGGTCAGCGAGCCCCTGGAGGTGCACGGCCTGCGGTCGGGTCGCCAGGAGCGGGCCGCGCGGGTGGGGGAGCTGCTGGAGCTGGTCGGGCTGGACCCCGTCGTCGCCGGACGCTATCCGCACGAGTTCTCCGGTGGGCAGCGGCAGCGGGTCGGCATCGCCCGCGCGCTGGCGGGGGAGCCGGACTTCCTGGTCTGCGACGAGGCGATCGCCTCCCTCGACGTCAGCGTGCAGGCGCAGGTGCTCAACCTGCTGCGCCGGCTGCAGCGGCAGCTCGGGCTCACGCTGCTGTTCATCTCGCACGACCTGTCCGCCGTCCGGCACATCTCCGACCGGATCGCCGTCATGTACCTGGGCCGGGTGGTCGAGGTCGGGCCGGCGGCGGCCGTGGGCAGCGATCCGCAGATGCCCTACACGCAGGCGCTGCTGTCGGCGGTGCCGGTGCCGCACCCGGCGCAGGAGCGGGCGCGCCAGCGGATCGTGCTGACCGGCGACGTGCCCTCGCCGTCGGCGGTGCCCAGCGGCTGCCGGTTCCGCACCCGCTGCCCGTACGTGTTCGGGCCGTGCGACGACGTCGACCCGGCGCTGCAGCCGGCCGGGGCGCCCGGCCAGCTGGCCGCCTGCCATCTGCACGGCGTCGTCGGGACGCCGGTGACGAAGACCCCCGAGGGCGTCACGGCCGAGCCGTCCTCCCGCTGA
- a CDS encoding hydroxymethylglutaryl-CoA reductase, protein MTDAHSSHRARIPRDREHDYTDEMAHKRQAFVAEQTGAGLEHVGRYSIDPAALPGNVENFTGVAQVPIGVAGPLTVRGEHARGDFFVPLATTEGTLVASYNRGMRLIGEAGGVRTTVVDDHMQRAPAFLFDNALDAREFGRWVDENLDGIRTAAESTTRSGKLTYIGQHQIGPLRYLRVNYTTGDAAGQNMTGKATLAACEWIRENHPDHPRYVLSGAIDTDKKHSQINMLMTRGKRVVAEVTIPNEVLKRVTGVDTRQLFEYRQIGMAGAFMSGAAYNGAHAANGLTAMFIATGQDAANVAESHSGVTYTQLLENGDYYWSTTLTSLIVATYGGGTGLPTQRECLEMLGCYGQDKVQKFAEICAGVVLAGDISLTSAILAGDWVTSHDQLGRNR, encoded by the coding sequence ATGACCGACGCCCACTCCTCGCACCGTGCCCGCATCCCCCGCGACCGGGAGCACGACTACACCGACGAGATGGCGCACAAGCGGCAGGCCTTCGTCGCCGAGCAGACCGGCGCGGGGCTGGAGCACGTCGGCCGCTACTCCATCGACCCGGCCGCCCTGCCGGGCAACGTCGAGAACTTCACCGGCGTCGCCCAGGTGCCCATCGGCGTGGCCGGGCCGCTGACCGTGCGGGGCGAGCACGCCCGCGGCGACTTCTTCGTGCCGCTGGCCACGACCGAGGGCACGCTGGTGGCCAGCTACAACCGCGGCATGCGGCTGATCGGCGAGGCCGGCGGCGTGCGGACCACGGTCGTCGACGACCACATGCAACGCGCGCCCGCCTTTCTGTTCGACAACGCGCTCGATGCCCGGGAGTTCGGCCGCTGGGTGGACGAGAACCTCGACGGCATCCGGACGGCGGCGGAGTCGACCACCCGCTCGGGGAAGCTCACCTACATCGGCCAGCACCAGATCGGCCCGCTGCGCTACCTGCGGGTCAACTACACGACCGGGGACGCCGCCGGGCAGAACATGACCGGCAAGGCGACGCTGGCGGCCTGCGAGTGGATCCGCGAGAACCACCCCGACCACCCGCGCTACGTGCTCTCCGGCGCGATCGACACCGACAAGAAGCACTCGCAGATCAACATGCTCATGACCCGCGGCAAGCGGGTCGTCGCCGAGGTGACGATCCCGAACGAGGTGCTGAAGCGGGTCACCGGCGTCGACACCCGGCAGCTGTTCGAGTACCGGCAGATCGGCATGGCCGGGGCCTTCATGTCCGGCGCCGCCTACAACGGCGCGCACGCGGCCAACGGCCTGACCGCGATGTTCATCGCCACCGGGCAGGACGCCGCCAACGTCGCCGAGTCGCACTCCGGGGTCACCTACACCCAGCTGCTGGAGAACGGCGACTACTACTGGTCGACGACGCTCACCTCGCTCATCGTCGCGACCTACGGCGGTGGCACCGGGCTGCCCACGCAGCGGGAGTGCCTCGAGATGCTCGGCTGCTACGGCCAGGACAAGGTGCAGAAGTTCGCCGAGATCTGCGCCGGCGTCGTCCTCGCCGGCGACATCTCGCTGACCTCGGCGATCCTGGCCGGCGACTGGGTGACCAGCCACGACCAGCTGGGCCGCAACCGGTAG
- a CDS encoding dipeptide epimerase: protein MDLTCRPRTLHLRDTFTIARSSVDTQEVLVVAVDAAGVRGHGEGAPVEYWGESVATMAEAVAADGAALLGDDLRDLEGIARRLRAWNGPQGAKMALDGAAHDWVGRRYGLPVWRLLGLDGVAPPTSFTIGISTVEETVARVRRAPGFAVYKVKVGGPGDLARLEAIRSACGARLRIDGNEGWTFEEARDLTPRLRELGVEMVEQPFPAADLDSFARYRELPGRLPVFVDEGCKDLGSVAAVAGYADGIVVKLAKCGGIREAQRMLAAAAALDLRVMLGCMIESQLGIAQAAQLGALADLIDLDAHLLISDRPFTGLGLDDGRLVLPDAPGLGLVAEEAA, encoded by the coding sequence GTGGACCTCACCTGCCGCCCCCGGACGCTGCACCTGCGCGACACCTTCACCATCGCGCGGTCGTCCGTGGACACCCAGGAGGTGCTCGTCGTCGCGGTCGACGCCGCCGGTGTGCGCGGACACGGCGAGGGGGCGCCGGTCGAGTACTGGGGCGAGTCGGTGGCGACCATGGCCGAGGCCGTCGCCGCCGACGGCGCCGCCCTGCTCGGCGACGACCTGCGCGATCTCGAGGGCATCGCCCGCCGGCTGCGCGCCTGGAACGGGCCCCAGGGCGCGAAGATGGCCCTGGACGGCGCCGCGCACGACTGGGTCGGCCGCCGGTACGGCCTGCCGGTGTGGCGGCTGCTGGGCCTCGACGGCGTCGCCCCGCCGACCAGTTTCACGATCGGCATCTCGACGGTGGAGGAGACGGTCGCCCGGGTGCGGCGGGCGCCGGGCTTCGCCGTCTACAAGGTGAAGGTCGGCGGGCCGGGCGACCTGGCCCGGCTGGAGGCGATCCGGTCGGCATGCGGCGCCCGGCTGCGGATCGACGGCAACGAGGGCTGGACGTTCGAGGAGGCCCGCGACCTCACCCCGCGCCTGCGGGAGCTCGGCGTCGAGATGGTCGAGCAGCCCTTCCCGGCGGCCGACCTCGACTCCTTCGCGCGCTACCGCGAGCTGCCGGGCCGGCTGCCGGTCTTCGTCGACGAGGGCTGCAAGGACCTCGGATCGGTGGCCGCCGTGGCCGGCTACGCCGACGGCATCGTGGTCAAGCTGGCCAAGTGCGGCGGCATCCGCGAGGCGCAGCGCATGCTGGCCGCGGCCGCCGCGCTGGACCTGCGGGTGATGCTGGGCTGCATGATCGAGTCGCAGCTCGGGATCGCCCAGGCCGCGCAGCTCGGCGCGCTGGCGGACCTGATCGACCTCGACGCCCACCTGCTGATCAGCGACCGGCCGTTCACCGGGCTGGGGCTCGACGACGGGCGGCTGGTGCTGCCCGACGCGCCCGGCCTCGGGCTCGTCGCCGAGGAGGCGGCGTGA
- a CDS encoding MFS transporter, translated as MAPGTEAQQVPGTRRSGWLLVLPAVALVLVALCLRAPFAAVGPLLGELGAELSLSTGALAVVTALPLVCFGLVSPFAPALATRFGVHRAVLLGVVAIAAGVALRLAGAPGLYVGTVVLTGGIAVANVLLPAAARADYGNRSALVLGMIVASMAASASIGAGLAQPLANAAGSALTGLALWGGLVLAALVAMALLTRARRDVSRPAPAPQGARTAVLRDRVALAVTLFFGLQSLAFYSMLTWLAEILETEAGVSPVAAGGILALAVALGLPASLLVPPLAARRPGQGGWVLVGSLPVLAGLLGLLLAPAAAPLLWALLYGLGSGASFPLAMTLILQRTRDVGQTGRLSASAQSLGYLLAATGPLGIGLLHQATGGWAAGLVVLLVVVTVQLAIGLAAARPRLVGEAV; from the coding sequence ATGGCACCGGGGACCGAGGCGCAGCAGGTTCCGGGCACCCGCCGCTCGGGGTGGTTGCTGGTGCTCCCGGCCGTGGCCCTGGTACTGGTGGCGTTGTGCCTGCGCGCCCCGTTCGCCGCCGTCGGCCCTCTGCTGGGCGAGCTGGGCGCGGAGCTGTCGCTCTCCACCGGCGCGCTCGCCGTCGTCACCGCCCTGCCGCTGGTGTGCTTCGGGCTGGTCTCCCCGTTCGCGCCCGCGCTCGCGACGCGGTTCGGCGTGCACCGTGCGGTCCTCCTCGGCGTCGTCGCCATCGCCGCCGGCGTGGCGCTGCGCCTGGCCGGCGCCCCGGGGCTCTACGTCGGCACCGTGGTGCTCACCGGCGGCATCGCCGTCGCCAACGTGCTCCTGCCCGCGGCCGCCCGCGCCGACTACGGCAACCGGAGCGCCCTCGTCCTCGGCATGATCGTCGCCTCGATGGCCGCCTCGGCCAGCATCGGAGCCGGCCTCGCCCAGCCCCTGGCGAACGCCGCCGGGAGCGCGCTCACCGGCCTGGCCCTCTGGGGCGGGCTGGTGCTCGCGGCGCTGGTCGCCATGGCGCTCCTGACCCGCGCGCGGCGCGACGTCTCCCGGCCGGCCCCCGCACCTCAGGGCGCCCGCACGGCCGTGCTGCGCGACCGCGTGGCGCTCGCCGTCACGCTGTTCTTCGGGCTCCAGTCGCTGGCCTTCTACTCGATGCTGACCTGGCTGGCCGAGATCCTCGAGACCGAGGCCGGCGTCTCCCCCGTCGCCGCGGGCGGGATCCTGGCGCTGGCGGTCGCGCTGGGCCTGCCGGCGTCCCTCCTGGTGCCGCCGCTCGCCGCCCGCCGGCCGGGTCAGGGCGGCTGGGTGCTGGTCGGCTCCCTGCCTGTCCTGGCCGGCCTGCTCGGCCTGCTGCTCGCCCCCGCTGCGGCTCCGCTGCTGTGGGCGCTCCTCTACGGCCTCGGCAGCGGCGCGTCGTTCCCGCTCGCCATGACGCTGATCCTCCAGCGCACCCGGGACGTCGGCCAGACCGGACGGCTGTCGGCGTCCGCGCAGAGCCTGGGCTACCTGCTGGCCGCCACCGGGCCGCTCGGCATCGGGCTGCTGCACCAGGCCACCGGCGGCTGGGCGGCCGGGCTGGTGGTCCTGCTGGTGGTCGTCACCGTGCAACTCGCCATCGGGCTGGCCGCCGCGCGCCCCCGGCTGGTCGGCGAGGCGGTCTGA
- a CDS encoding ABC transporter permease, translating to MRRVGQSAVVLAGVSVIVFALVHFVPGDPVRLALGTRFSQETYDALRERSGLDEPLVEQFFTWFGRALTGDLGVSFRSGETVTSQIAERLPATLTLAFASILVALLIAIPLGTISALRPRSIADRIATVISQFGISVPDFWMAIVLILVFAGTLGWLPSGGYVPLTEDPGAWLQRLLMPALVTGVVSGSVITRFVRSSMLEALGSDHVRTAQAKGLGTRQVFTWHVLRNALLPLVTVTGVQLAYLLSGVVVVEIVFSWPGLGQLALQAVEARDYPVLQGAILLFAVVFLVINLIVDLLYTAIDPRIRR from the coding sequence CTGCGGCGGGTCGGCCAGTCGGCCGTCGTCCTCGCCGGAGTGAGCGTCATCGTGTTCGCCCTGGTGCACTTCGTACCGGGCGATCCGGTGCGGCTCGCCCTGGGCACGCGGTTCTCCCAGGAGACCTACGACGCCCTCCGCGAGCGGTCCGGGCTCGACGAGCCGCTGGTCGAGCAGTTCTTCACCTGGTTCGGCCGGGCCCTGACCGGCGACCTCGGGGTGAGCTTCCGCAGCGGGGAGACGGTCACCTCGCAGATCGCCGAGCGGTTGCCGGCCACGCTGACGCTGGCCTTCGCCTCCATCCTGGTGGCGCTGCTCATCGCGATCCCGCTCGGCACGATCTCCGCGCTGCGGCCGAGGTCGATCGCCGACCGCATCGCGACGGTGATCAGCCAGTTCGGCATCTCGGTGCCCGACTTCTGGATGGCGATCGTGCTCATCCTGGTCTTCGCCGGGACGCTGGGCTGGCTGCCCTCGGGCGGGTACGTACCGCTGACCGAGGACCCGGGCGCGTGGCTGCAGCGGCTGCTCATGCCGGCGCTGGTCACCGGCGTGGTGTCCGGTTCGGTGATCACCCGGTTCGTGCGCTCCAGCATGCTCGAGGCGCTGGGCTCCGACCACGTCCGGACGGCGCAGGCCAAGGGGCTGGGCACCCGGCAGGTGTTCACCTGGCACGTGCTGCGCAACGCGCTGCTCCCGCTGGTCACCGTGACCGGTGTGCAGCTGGCCTACCTGCTGTCCGGCGTCGTCGTCGTGGAGATCGTCTTCTCCTGGCCCGGGCTCGGGCAGCTCGCGCTCCAGGCCGTGGAGGCCCGCGACTACCCGGTCCTGCAGGGGGCGATCCTGCTGTTCGCGGTGGTGTTCCTGGTGATCAACCTGATCGTCGACCTGCTCTACACCGCCATCGACCCGCGGATCCGGCGATGA